ccactttacagaagaggaaatagaggctGACTGGACTATAATCACACACCTAATgtcagggccaggatttgaacccaggtctttgtacTCCCCTTTAAGAGAGACCATGCTGATCTCCGGTGACTGCTGACTGTGCCATAAGAGTAATAGTACTGCCCCCTTCTCTAGTGGACCCAAATAGATTCACTGACTCTCTGAGCTGGAAACTGGCTCCTATATAGTTCTACAAGAATGCTGAACATGTGGTGATCCAGCCTCCACAGGAAGATTTTCCAGAAGGGAGGATCATACTCCTTCTGTCTTGAAGACACCTTTGAGTCTTGGGGAGAGCTCCAATGATGAAGAAGCTTTGCCTTAGGAAAGCCTAAATCTGCCCTGACCATTGCTGTCCCCTGGCACCAAGGAGAACAAATTTCACATGATAATTCTTCAGATTCTTAATAGCAACTATGAAGTTGCCTCtgccttctatttttattttccagactaaacatccccattttcttttttttttttggagggggaaaggcaggataattggggttaagtgacttgcccaaggtcacacagctagtaagtgtcaagtgtctgaggtcacatttgaactcatgtcctcctgactccagggctggtgctctattcacttcaccacctagctggccccccatttccttaaaaaaaagtcacctagctgcccctcccccaccatttctttaaaaaaaaattgttgatagCTTTTGTTTGTATTGGTCCTCCCCCAGGGATAGGGAGTGGACTTTTTCTTGGTGAGcactcaggtgaggaaactccttttgcCAAAGGAGGCTGACACCATTTCTACTACATCCAGGGTTGGAGAATTGCCTGGAGCATTGGGAGGCTTGCTCTGCATCagacagccagcatgtgtcagaggcagggcttgaactctCGTCTTCCTGGCTTctagaaggcagaaggaaaggaaaagaaaaaacagttcagcaaaactaagcaacatattaaaaaaaaaaatctgacctacATACTGTTCCACAGCCAGTCTTCTGCCTTTGCAAAGAAGTAGGAGAAGGTGGCCTCTTATTTCCCTTCTTTGGGGACAGGCTTAGTTTTTATAATTCAACAGCGTTTTTTTCAAtgattttgttgtggttgttcatccagtttacattcttataaataATTGTGTATGTGGTTTCcctagttctgtttacttcactctgcatcagttcttgtagATCTTCTGCTTCTCTGTGATTCATCATAGTCATTTCTTACAACCTGGTTAATACTGAATTATATTCATAGACAATAATCAGGGTTACTTCTTGTAagaagtactgctataaatatgttagtgtatttgaagcctttctttttgtcagttaTTACTTTACGGTATGTTCCTAGCAGTGAGATCTCTAGGCCAAAGAGTATGGGCATTTTAAATACTTTCTtagcctaattccaaattgcttttcaaaatgactGGActaatttacagctccaccaacaatgcattagtgaaTCAGTTCTCAAAACATGGTCCTTTGACACACTGGGATTCCTGAGCCTCTTTCAGGTGGTCcatgaagtcaaaactatttttgtcataatactaagatgttatttgcatattaaaatatttccttcctttgccagctacatatctgtgtgaggctgaatgtttttcatatacttcaaccaaaacaatatATCATAACAGATTGAATGTagaagcagataggagaatccagctgtcttctgttaagccagacattaaagagatttgcaaaaatatgtaaaacaataccACTCTTCTCATTAAAGTTTTTggcttagaaaataaaattattttcattaaaaatgagaTTCAGGCTCATATTAGTGggtttattactgttattttaaattgaattaatactttaaaatttgttttaatttcaaataCAGTAAATGTTGATAGCTAtaaccaaataaacaaaagctctttggggtcctcagcAATTTTTGAGTGTTAAGGAGTCCTAAGACTAAAAAATTTGATAACCACTGCATTAGTGTATCCATCTTACCATCACCTCTCCAGCCTGACTCTGCCATCTTTACCAGTTTTCTGTGTGTGAGGTGAATGACCTTAGCCCAGTTCCTTTTATCAATCTTCATTAAGCATATACTCCAGTCTTAGCTTTCTGGTTACTATCTTTGGACATGCTCCAGGTTTTCAATATTTTTCCAAAATATGATGCCCAGAAGTAAATGAAATGCCCCAGATATGGTTGACCAGGGTAAAGTACAGTAAGATCATCACCTCCATTACCCTCAACCTTCTCCCTCAGACCCCCACTCCCAATGCTGGGGACCTCTTGACTGAAGCAGATATTCCTGGGGGCTAGATCTCCCTCAGTGGGAGGGTACTAACTCTATTAGTGACCCTCTCTAACTACAATCTAGCCAGGGGACCAATTGATTTTTTAATTCCcttgtcacactgttgactcacatTGTGCTTATAATACACAAAACCCCCAGCTTTTCCCATAAATTGTTGTTTAATATCCCCCATCCTATTTTTGTGGAGTTAATTTTTGGAAATTGAGGATAGGACTTCACAATTATCCCTACCaaatctcatatttttttttaaatttaaaacatttttctagcCTGAGATTTTTGAGGGACTCCAGACTCCCATCATCTAATGTGTCAATTACCCCTCCAAGTTTCTTGTCATCTTGCTACTTTGATAAGCATGCCACCTCTACTTTCATTcaaatcatttataaaaacattgaaCTGCATGTGGACCAGAACAGACCCCTGGAAGCACTCTGTTAGACTTCCCTTCAAGATGACATTGACTTATTGCCAGTTCACCTAACTGTACTGTCATctagcccagttctctatcttaCAAACAGGGGAAGCTTTGTCACATGCTTCGCCGAAAGCTTGGCAAAAAGCTGCAGTCAGAATTTCCCTGATAGGGTCTTATACCCCTGTGGCAAAGTAGACTGAGAATTGGACATGAACTCAAGAAGGCTGGAcatcaaatccagtttcagattcttattagctgtgtgaccttgggctagtcacttaacctctgtctgcttcagtttccttatctataaaatgaagattatgagtacctacctcgcagggttattgtgagtataaaataaaatactatttgtaaagcagtgTCATATAACTGCAAgttaatagtattattattactagttgTATACCCCTGGGTGaataacttaacctctttcaggatcagtttccttatctgtaaaacgggtctaataataacccctacctcctaggattgttgtgaggctcaaaagagatgataaattaaatgctttgcaatccttaaggCGCTCTAGAAATTCTACCTGTCATGAAAGCTTTTCTggttctcctttttaaaaaagcttttatgattcccccttttcattttgccAGGAAGCAAAGCCAAGCTCGCTGATCTATAGTTTGCAGAATATGCCTTCTCTCTTGTTGGAAAACTGAAACATTTGCCTTTCTCTCCTCCTGCTGCTACGCTCCCTTTCCTTAAGGTCTTGCTTAGAGCCTCATCACCCCCACTAGCTGTATAGTGATCACGCTGACTTCCTTCCAATAGTGATTTATCAACTTCCAGTAGTAACCCTGATATTCTCCGAACAGTGGCCCTGCTCATCTCCCAGTAGTGACCCTGCTGACACCTCGCCCCCTTCCCATAGTGAACCCCTAGAGCCTCATCTCCCTGGAAAGCCCCGGCGCCCGTGACCATACTGAGCTTCTGCTGTTCCTCCCAGCAGAGCGAATCGCCTTTAGAACCAGAGCttgagccggagccggagcccaAAAGGAGCGGGAGCCGCCATGCCTCCGGGGCCCTCGCCCCcttctctgctgctgctgctgttgctgctggtgACCGGGCTGTGGGCGGCAGCTGGAGGAGGGGCTGGTGGGGGAGGCTACGCGCAAGTGAAGTACGTGCAGCCCATGGTCAAAGGACCAGCCGGGCCCCCCTTCCGGGAGGGCAAGGGCCAATATCTGGGTAAGCACCACCTCTGCCCAGCCTCGCCCTGTCTCCTGGCCCGCCCCTCCCTGGGCCTCGCCCCTCCTCTCCCTGTCCTTCCCCTCGCCCCATCCCTCCTtcagcccctcccctccttcttctctccgcccctcctctctcctccacccctcctttccctcctcttttccctcctcctctgcctaTGCTTCTTCGCctaaaccctgagagtcttcccctcccagactgattttttttggactaggtaaaagaggccattttctgccttatttcttaccgagccttaatcactgaaggaagtgttgcctcagtcaactgagacctgttaaagaccttagcttaaaaagaacaaggtctcccactgcatccagagccatctccagttctcctgatctatatctggccactagacccagatggctccccaggagaaagtgaggctggcaactttgctcagccctccctcacttaagtccaattcacttgcatgtcatggcatcatctccctaatgtcatggtcctatCTGAagtaaggacaaacaacaatcaccCAACATCTCCATCTGCAAATATCCTGCCACTCCCCCTTCTGCCACTGCCACTTCTCCCACTCCTGCTTCTCTTCTCAGtctgttctccttcctcttcattcTTTGCCCTGTCCCTACTTAGGACTGCTCTCATTGGACTAAGGAGCACATTCAAGGGTTGTGGGGACTTCAGCTTAACCTTGTGTCCCGAGCCAGTCAAAGGAGATGGATGGCTCCTCCTGTTCCTTAGTTCTCTTGGCCTCTGTCAGTACCTCCATTGTGTCTGTGAAATGCTTTGTCTGCCTTTCTGGGTTTCCATCCTGCCTAGCGGTGACAGCTTTATACTAGTGGCAAAGGGGGAGGAGATTCTGACTGTCATCTGGGGGCTTTGTcatcttatccctttccctctttcagaTGCCCAGGGGAGAAGATTTTCTATAATTTGGGCACACCCCTCCCCCTATACACCTGCAGCCCTTGGGCTTCACTCCTCTGGGTGACTGGGCAAGGCTGGGGGTTGGGCTCTGAGTGGGCAGCTATGAGATACTGGATCAGTTCCCTCCCACTGAAGGAGCTCCAGCTCCCAGGAATGTCTGCTTTAGTCAGAGGGCCCCAGCTAGGGGTCTGAGGGAGAAAGTCAATAAAGAGACTGTCTCAAGTTATAGGTGTACAGCTGTTCCCCTCCCGCCACAATCTCTAACTGGGGGGAACTACAGAACATGAGTACATCCTATTGCCTCTTCAGCGGTCCCATTGGACGAGTCTCCCACAGGGAAATGTGCCCTCTCCACACACATGATAGCTTCCTGAGGTTTCTCTCACTGCTTGTTGAGTCTTTTATCTCCCCAACTTCTGCCCTCAAAACCTGGAGGTTCTTTATCTTAGGCTGGGTAGGAAGGGGAGAAGTGCTGGGGGTGAGCTCATTCCCAAGGCCTTTGACCATGGACACCCTGCCTGTCTATTTCTTTCCTCAGAATTGCCACCACCAATGCTGCCAATGGACCTGAAAGGGGAACCTGGACCACCTGGAAAGCCCGGCCCCCGGGGCCCTCCAGGACCTCCTGGTTACCCGGGAAAGCCAGGTACAGGCAAGCCAGGTCTGCATGGTCAGCCAGGCCCCGCTGGCCCCCCAGGCTTCTCTAGGATGGGTAAGCCAGGTGTCCCAGGTGTCCCAGGCAAAGTGGGCAGCAAGGGTGAACCAGGTCCCAAGGGTGAGCCAGGTCTTCGGGGAGACCAGGGCCTTCGAGGACTGCCAGGGCCCCCTGGACTTCCAGGCCCATCAGGCATTGCTGTCACTGGCAAACCAGGTCCACAGGGTGCTCTGGGTCCACAAGGCTTTAGGGGAGAACCAGGCCCCAGAGGAGAGCCAGGACCTCGAGGGGAAAGAGGCCTCAAGGGTGATAATGGGGTGGGCACACCAGGCCAGCCAGGTGTCCCAGGCAATGGAGGTCCCCCTGGCCCTCCAGGACCTCCAGGTCCCATGGGCTTGGGCAAACCTGGCCTGGATGGGCTTCCAGGTGCCCCAGGAGACAAGGGAGCCACTGGGGCCCCTGGGGGACCTGGACAAACTGGGGAACCAGGGGCACTGGGCCCAAGGGGTCCCCCAGGACTAGATGGCATTGGGGTACCTGGGGCAATAGGTGTGCCTGGGCCCCAGGGGCCTGTAGGTGCAAAAGGAGAACCTGGGATCAGGGGCCTTCCTGGCCTGCCAGGCCCTACAGGCTATGGGAAGCCAGGGATCCCAGGCCTCAAAGGGGAAAGGGGCCCAGCAGGCATCCCAGGAGGGCTGGGTGATACAGGTGAGCCAGGAGAGGATGGTGAGCCAGGTGAACCAGGACCTCAAGGTCTTATGGGCCCTCCTGGCCTGCCTGGGTCCATGGGACTACCAGGGAGGCATGGGCTACCTGGGGCCAAGGGGGAGGCAGGGCCAAGTGGGCCTCCAGGGGTGCCTGGGATCCGAGGAGACCAGGGGCCAAGTGGTATTGTGGGAAAGCCCGGGATTGTTGGAGAGAGGGGATTACCTGGGGCACAGGGACCACCAGGGCCAAGTGGGCCCAAGGGAGAACCAGGTATCATTGGGCTTCCTGGGGGACCAGGTGCAGCAGGAGGGCTAGGACAGAAAGGAGAGGTAGGCCTTCCAGGCCAGCCTGGCCTGAGGGGACCCTCAGGGATTCCTGGGCTTCAGGGCCCATCAGGTCCCATAGGGCCTCAGGGTCTTCCAGGCCTAAAAGGAGAGCCAGGCCTCCAAGGTCCCCCAGGGGAAGGAAGGGTGGGTGAGCCAGGATTAGCTGGACCTACAGGCCCCCCTGGCATCCCTGGCAACCCAGGACTTAATGGCCCCCCAGGGCCTCCAGGACCCCCTGGTCCGCCTGGGCCCCCAGGGGGGTTAGATGAGATGGGCATTGCAGGTCTACATTTGCCCAATGGTGGGGTTGAGGGGGCAGTGCTAGGTAATGGCAGAGGGGCCAAACCCCAGTCTGGTCTTGGGGAACTCTCAGTCGGAGTTGCCCCAGCTTTCACTGCTGTGCTCACCTCACCCTTCCCGGCTTCGGGGATGCCAGTCAAGTTTGACCGGACGCTGTACAACGGCCACAGCGGTTACAACCCTGCCACAGGCATCTTCACCTGCCCCATTGGTGGTGTCTATTACTTTGCTTACCATGTGCATGTCAAGGGCACCAGTGTGTGGGTAGCTCTCTATAAGAACAATGTCCCTGCCACCTACACTTACGATGAGTACAAGAAAGGCTATCTGGACCAGGCATCAGGTGGAGCTGTGCTTGAGCTTCGCACCAATGACCAGGTCTGGGTGCAGATGCCCTCAGACCAAGCCAACGGCCTCTACTCTACCGAGTACATCCACTCGTCCTTCTCCGGCTTCCTGCTCTGCCCCACATAACAGGCCAGGGACCCAGGGCCACCAGCTACCCCTCCCACACCCTTCTTTAGTACTagtgttattttttaattaaaagcaaAGGACCTGATGGTTAGAGAGAAGACACTGGGAGACGGCAGTGGCTAGAGGAGGTCTGCTTTCTTTTTCCGATTGCTTATGAAAGAGACTGATCCCCAAGGAGACTTTGCAAAGGTGGgacagcctcccctcccccccccattcctccTGGGACTGGGGCTGAAGATGGTGCTGAATTGAAGGAGATGACCACTGACCAACCTCAGAGAAGATGAGTATTAACTCACACTCAGGGTATGTGGCTCCTAGCTTCCAGGTCTTAACTGGAATTGCTCCGTTCCTATCCCAAGGACTAGGGGACTCATGGGCCTTCTATGCACATGTCTTGGGGCAGAGACTCACTGACCATCCTTGgaaatctgcctctctctatCCCTGGGCTTCTCTTCTGGGTGAAAAATCGGGGGCCTCTCACACTCAGActgcactgaggatacaaagaagcatCCCAACTGCCCCCAGCTCCAATGTCTGGGGTTTCTGGCTCCAAGACAAGTTTTAttttgggagagagaggaagacaagCCCCTAGTCAATCTTTTGTCAAAGTTGCTCTGATGGCCTGTGTAGCGTCCCCTTAGGACAAAGTGCAATAGGCCTATTGCCCTTGTTCCCCTTAAGTAGTCCAACCAGATGGGTGAACAGGGATGAAGCTTGAGGTTGGTTCTGGCCGTCTTCCATGGGGCTAATACTACACTTGTCCTTGCCTTCTCTGATCTCCCATAGCTCAAGCTCCTactggaggaaggggaggggcaaTGTGGAGACAGCATCAAGAAAAATCCTCTCCCAAAGGAGCTCTTAAAGGGACGGGAAGACAAGGCACCCAGATGGGGGGAGGGTGAGAAAGGCACCTCCAAAGTCACTGGGTGGATGGGGCGTAATGTGTTCAGTATGGGGATCCTGCAGTCCACCTGCCTCCACCAGGCCCAAATGAAGAGGGCTTATGTGTAAGGCTAAGGCACTGTAGCCCCTGCTCCCAC
This Trichosurus vulpecula isolate mTriVul1 chromosome 2, mTriVul1.pri, whole genome shotgun sequence DNA region includes the following protein-coding sequences:
- the COL8A2 gene encoding collagen alpha-2(VIII) chain produces the protein MPPGPSPPSLLLLLLLLVTGLWAAAGGGAGGGGYAQVKYVQPMVKGPAGPPFREGKGQYLELPPPMLPMDLKGEPGPPGKPGPRGPPGPPGYPGKPGTGKPGLHGQPGPAGPPGFSRMGKPGVPGVPGKVGSKGEPGPKGEPGLRGDQGLRGLPGPPGLPGPSGIAVTGKPGPQGALGPQGFRGEPGPRGEPGPRGERGLKGDNGVGTPGQPGVPGNGGPPGPPGPPGPMGLGKPGLDGLPGAPGDKGATGAPGGPGQTGEPGALGPRGPPGLDGIGVPGAIGVPGPQGPVGAKGEPGIRGLPGLPGPTGYGKPGIPGLKGERGPAGIPGGLGDTGEPGEDGEPGEPGPQGLMGPPGLPGSMGLPGRHGLPGAKGEAGPSGPPGVPGIRGDQGPSGIVGKPGIVGERGLPGAQGPPGPSGPKGEPGIIGLPGGPGAAGGLGQKGEVGLPGQPGLRGPSGIPGLQGPSGPIGPQGLPGLKGEPGLQGPPGEGRVGEPGLAGPTGPPGIPGNPGLNGPPGPPGPPGPPGPPGGLDEMGIAGLHLPNGGVEGAVLGNGRGAKPQSGLGELSVGVAPAFTAVLTSPFPASGMPVKFDRTLYNGHSGYNPATGIFTCPIGGVYYFAYHVHVKGTSVWVALYKNNVPATYTYDEYKKGYLDQASGGAVLELRTNDQVWVQMPSDQANGLYSTEYIHSSFSGFLLCPT